In the genome of Croceimicrobium hydrocarbonivorans, one region contains:
- a CDS encoding TonB-dependent receptor domain-containing protein, protein MRLFTIHLFSLCLISLSLSGQKALLHGYLNESNSTKPISNAAIFLEPGNHQTISDARGKFEFKDLEPGEYSIRIKHISFQEHQSKISLKEGKQDFFAHLEFKNELMAEAVVNGSSLTGGEKGIRQLSGSAHYLGLKELETYEYNDAIRLLRRVPGVYLQEEDGFGLRPNIGMRGTGVERSSKITLMEDGILAAPAPYSAPSAYYFPTTGRMEGVEVRKGSSQIEYGPYTTGGALNFISTQIPDEFRAKLDVLAGSFGQRRLHAYAGESFTHFGFVVETYQASADGFKELDFGGPTGFDLADYQAKFRLNTSKEAKVYQALELKLAQSINNSDETYLGLSQDDFAANPYRRYAASGLDRMETDQRQYKFSYTLKPTNNLSVVSTAYRNEFSRNWYKLDKVLSNGENVSIANLLANPAAYADAYQTLIGAGDDTLYLKNNNRSYYAQGLQTKVVYNWNNQQIKAGLRYHEDGMDRFQWNNTFSLDQGNFTLINAGTPGTESNRIEDARAWAAFAEYRLAWKKWTFNPGLRYESINLARHDYGKSDVDRTGVNLSERENQVEVFIPGLGIRYDINSKNQIFGGIHKGFAPPGSVAGSEPESSINTELGLRSEFNFAKLSATAFYNDYQNLLGSDMAATGGVGNNLVYNGGAASVYGLEAELNGELRPAASHWAFPWALAYTFTHAQFDNSFESDYEAWGTVNKGDELPYLAEHMLNAQIGAAWKRLALNSSISYQSAMRTQAGSGAIDTDHEIPAQWMIDLSGTYHLNYHFSLFASVRNLGDAVNLVAMRPAGLRPTMPRSFLFGIKARW, encoded by the coding sequence ATGCGGCTCTTCACCATTCACCTCTTCAGCCTTTGCCTAATTAGCCTCTCACTAAGCGGTCAAAAAGCACTGCTTCATGGCTACCTGAACGAAAGCAATAGCACAAAACCAATCAGTAATGCTGCTATTTTTCTTGAGCCGGGAAATCACCAAACTATAAGTGATGCTCGAGGAAAGTTTGAGTTTAAAGATCTGGAGCCCGGCGAATACAGCATCCGCATCAAGCATATTAGCTTTCAAGAGCATCAATCCAAAATCAGCCTGAAAGAAGGTAAACAAGACTTTTTCGCCCATCTGGAATTCAAGAATGAGCTTATGGCCGAGGCCGTGGTTAATGGAAGCAGCTTAACCGGTGGCGAAAAGGGCATTCGTCAATTAAGCGGTTCCGCACATTACCTGGGCTTAAAAGAGCTCGAAACCTACGAATACAATGATGCTATCCGTCTCTTACGTCGGGTACCTGGTGTTTACCTCCAAGAAGAAGATGGCTTTGGTCTGCGTCCTAATATCGGCATGCGTGGCACCGGAGTGGAGCGCAGTTCTAAAATCACTTTGATGGAAGACGGCATTTTAGCCGCCCCCGCTCCTTACAGCGCTCCTTCTGCCTACTATTTCCCTACTACCGGACGTATGGAAGGCGTGGAAGTGCGCAAAGGAAGCTCCCAAATTGAATACGGTCCCTATACCACCGGTGGTGCCCTGAATTTCATCTCTACCCAAATTCCGGATGAGTTCCGCGCTAAGCTGGATGTTTTGGCCGGAAGCTTTGGTCAACGTCGCTTGCATGCCTATGCCGGCGAATCATTTACCCATTTTGGCTTTGTAGTAGAAACGTATCAGGCTTCTGCCGATGGTTTTAAAGAACTCGATTTTGGTGGACCTACCGGCTTTGATTTAGCAGATTACCAGGCCAAATTCCGACTTAATACCTCCAAGGAGGCCAAAGTGTATCAAGCCCTGGAATTGAAATTAGCACAGAGCATCAATAATAGCGACGAGACCTATCTTGGCTTAAGTCAGGATGATTTCGCTGCTAATCCCTACCGTCGTTATGCCGCATCCGGCCTCGACCGCATGGAGACAGATCAAAGACAATATAAATTTAGTTATACTCTTAAGCCCACTAACAATCTTAGTGTTGTTAGCACAGCCTATCGCAACGAATTCAGCAGAAATTGGTACAAACTGGATAAGGTTCTGTCCAATGGCGAAAATGTAAGCATTGCCAATCTTTTGGCTAATCCAGCTGCTTACGCTGATGCCTACCAAACTTTAATTGGCGCCGGCGACGATACCTTATACCTCAAAAACAACAACCGCTCCTACTATGCACAAGGCCTGCAAACTAAGGTGGTTTACAATTGGAATAATCAACAGATTAAGGCAGGATTGCGCTACCATGAGGATGGAATGGATCGCTTCCAGTGGAACAATACCTTTAGCTTGGATCAAGGAAACTTCACCCTGATCAATGCCGGCACCCCTGGTACTGAAAGTAATCGTATTGAGGATGCCCGCGCCTGGGCTGCCTTTGCCGAGTACCGTTTGGCTTGGAAAAAATGGACCTTTAATCCTGGCTTGCGCTATGAGAGCATAAATCTTGCTCGACACGATTATGGCAAGTCGGATGTGGATCGCACCGGGGTGAATTTATCCGAGCGCGAAAACCAGGTAGAGGTGTTCATTCCTGGCTTGGGTATTCGCTACGACATCAACAGCAAGAATCAAATATTTGGCGGTATCCACAAAGGTTTTGCCCCTCCCGGAAGTGTGGCGGGTAGCGAACCCGAATCCAGCATTAATACCGAATTAGGCCTTCGTTCCGAATTCAACTTTGCCAAGCTTAGTGCCACCGCATTTTACAATGATTATCAAAACCTCTTAGGTTCTGATATGGCTGCTACCGGAGGCGTAGGCAATAATTTGGTTTACAATGGTGGAGCCGCCAGTGTTTATGGATTGGAAGCGGAACTAAATGGTGAACTTCGTCCGGCTGCCAGCCACTGGGCCTTTCCTTGGGCTTTAGCCTATACATTCACCCATGCCCAATTCGACAATAGCTTCGAAAGCGATTATGAAGCTTGGGGAACGGTAAACAAAGGAGATGAGCTTCCCTATTTGGCGGAGCATATGCTCAATGCACAGATTGGTGCCGCTTGGAAAAGATTGGCTTTAAACTCCAGCATCAGCTATCAAAGTGCGATGCGCACCCAGGCTGGCAGTGGAGCCATCGATACAGATCATGAAATTCCCGCTCAATGGATGATCGATCTCTCGGGCACCTATCACCTCAACTATCATTTCAGTCTCTTTGCCAGTGTACGCAACTTAGGTGATGCGGTAAACCTCGTTGCCATGCGTCCTGCCGGATTAAGACCCACCATGCCACGCTCCTTCCTCTTTGGAATTAAAGCACGCTGGTAA
- a CDS encoding DUF6090 family protein: MTKLFRKGRFNFFKGKGIGQYILYIVLEMVLVVAGILIALEINNANEDRKKEAKANFILEEVRRDLQGNLEEMRNFRINLEAKDSLLVRVLQDSVKREDYQTNFNYTALIMTYASITFLDNGFENMTRQSEYFNRDYDTLFTDLEDLYEEQYHLVETMQERLSDLVIYTIENWSREKAWFHLLSRGQLTEEALDYFTEDPFYRNAVDLYRTYAVINILPAIRAAEMQTTLAIIEINQKLNAEADAYADFEGYLIPTDPKLWAQDTGTYDLFGQVQFKLAIEGEVLSMGQIGDPMYRVYPRNDSTLYLPQADLKILCDHNGESIRLKGKRSTQLLKRIKP, encoded by the coding sequence ATGACTAAACTATTTCGCAAAGGGCGCTTCAATTTCTTTAAGGGTAAGGGAATTGGACAATACATCCTCTACATCGTTTTGGAAATGGTACTGGTGGTGGCCGGTATTTTAATTGCCTTAGAGATTAATAATGCCAATGAGGACCGAAAGAAGGAAGCCAAGGCCAATTTTATTTTAGAAGAAGTGCGGCGCGACTTGCAAGGCAACCTGGAGGAGATGCGCAATTTTAGGATTAATCTGGAGGCCAAAGATTCTCTGCTGGTGCGGGTTTTACAAGATTCTGTTAAGCGAGAGGACTATCAGACTAATTTCAATTATACGGCCCTAATCATGACTTATGCCTCCATTACCTTTTTGGATAATGGTTTTGAAAACATGACCCGCCAGAGCGAGTATTTCAATCGAGATTATGATACCCTCTTTACGGATTTAGAAGATCTTTATGAGGAGCAATACCATCTGGTAGAAACCATGCAGGAGCGACTGAGTGATTTGGTGATTTATACTATCGAGAATTGGTCGCGCGAGAAAGCCTGGTTCCATCTATTATCCCGTGGTCAGCTGACCGAGGAAGCGCTGGACTATTTTACGGAAGATCCCTTTTACCGCAATGCGGTGGACTTATATCGTACCTATGCGGTGATCAATATTTTACCGGCCATTCGAGCCGCAGAAATGCAAACCACCCTGGCGATCATTGAGATCAATCAAAAATTAAATGCTGAGGCAGATGCCTATGCCGATTTTGAAGGCTATTTAATCCCTACCGATCCCAAGCTTTGGGCCCAAGATACGGGTACTTATGATTTATTTGGTCAGGTGCAATTTAAGCTGGCAATAGAGGGCGAGGTTTTAAGTATGGGGCAAATTGGTGATCCTATGTATCGGGTTTACCCCAGAAATGACAGTACCCTTTATTTGCCTCAAGCGGATCTTAAAATTCTTTGCGATCACAATGGAGAATCCATCCGCCTGAAAGGCAAAAGGTCGACCCAGCTTTTAAAACGTATTAAGCCTTAA
- a CDS encoding WG repeat-containing protein, producing MRTVLLFLLSLQLSAQGIKAINGDSSCYDQHHRWSNSKDSVLVDRQQNSVLSLRDLTMIPSYPGWQLQSIYALFQDPKTHLYGLKRKSDGKVIISARYEQLKHDPSLPFVFGLRKEKWYLYKQDGTRISSKGYQKLQFLRRNFNYRMLAQDEDGIEVYNPNGQLLWSKKDLQFRLCIEDQFHVIGEQGQGVLNWNGKEILKPKYDSIFPLKNVDYQLFAWKALLNSPAIANAEKAWPAGRYWGLADTSSKILLPFLFDRIEYARGLLQTWDKDGATQVYDSYGNLVIGEGLKRVEPGACRYCSIIVTHQGSGLFNGCSRSWDEDPLHDSISIIAPFYYQMINKGKKGILTNYGDTTLKPAYESIFYRAHRFFYREDGKWALADENGKELLPPIYDSLDVLVFDGINKDSCLLFSQEGKRFEIRDRQGNIASVEQGWQGFSPLHSSAVLLHRGLEKVLAEYHHLQLITHPNIKIDYARPLDGWYMAYGNDGKEGLWMLSYYNPISPENFRPAIFDSIVFLIGDPNLQLLVQQNDKWGVYSIRGDSLIIPCEQDVFLKRAVNGWLYFRKDGVWNCYFYTSPSLKGLNPMGEKKVEEMWRAQKEDGSN from the coding sequence ATGAGGACAGTGCTTCTTTTTTTATTGAGCCTACAGCTAAGTGCTCAGGGTATTAAGGCCATTAATGGCGATAGCTCTTGCTATGATCAACATCATCGCTGGTCCAATTCAAAAGATTCCGTTCTGGTGGACCGGCAGCAAAATTCCGTCCTAAGCCTGCGCGATTTAACAATGATTCCATCTTATCCTGGATGGCAACTACAGAGTATTTATGCCTTGTTTCAAGATCCTAAAACCCATCTCTATGGTTTAAAGCGCAAAAGCGATGGAAAGGTGATCATCAGTGCTCGTTATGAGCAATTAAAGCATGATCCCAGCCTTCCCTTTGTATTTGGACTACGCAAAGAGAAGTGGTATCTCTATAAGCAAGATGGGACCAGAATTAGCTCCAAGGGCTATCAAAAATTACAGTTCTTGAGACGTAATTTTAATTACCGCATGTTGGCCCAGGATGAAGACGGCATCGAAGTCTATAATCCTAATGGCCAATTGCTATGGTCGAAAAAGGACCTTCAGTTTCGACTCTGTATTGAAGACCAATTCCATGTAATTGGCGAGCAAGGTCAAGGAGTTTTGAACTGGAATGGTAAGGAAATTCTTAAGCCAAAATACGATAGCATTTTTCCGCTAAAGAATGTCGACTATCAGCTCTTCGCCTGGAAGGCCCTATTAAACAGCCCGGCCATCGCAAATGCGGAAAAGGCCTGGCCAGCCGGAAGGTATTGGGGCTTGGCAGATACCAGCAGCAAAATTCTCTTGCCCTTCCTTTTTGATAGAATTGAATACGCACGTGGACTTCTTCAAACTTGGGATAAAGATGGAGCTACTCAGGTTTACGATAGCTATGGTAATTTGGTAATCGGAGAAGGATTAAAACGCGTTGAGCCCGGTGCTTGCCGCTATTGTTCCATTATTGTCACCCATCAAGGATCAGGGCTCTTCAATGGTTGCAGTCGTTCTTGGGACGAAGACCCTCTTCACGATAGCATTAGTATCATCGCTCCTTTCTATTATCAGATGATCAATAAAGGGAAAAAGGGAATTCTCACGAATTATGGCGACACGACCCTAAAGCCTGCCTACGAGTCCATTTTTTACCGGGCCCACCGCTTCTTCTATAGGGAGGATGGCAAATGGGCCCTAGCCGATGAAAATGGTAAAGAGCTACTTCCTCCCATTTATGATAGCCTAGATGTTTTGGTTTTTGATGGCATAAACAAAGATTCTTGCCTATTATTCAGTCAAGAAGGAAAGCGATTTGAAATTCGAGATCGACAAGGGAATATCGCTTCTGTAGAACAAGGCTGGCAGGGATTCAGCCCCTTGCATTCCTCAGCAGTATTATTACATCGAGGATTGGAGAAAGTACTGGCAGAATATCATCACCTTCAGTTAATAACCCATCCGAACATAAAAATAGATTATGCTCGTCCACTCGATGGTTGGTATATGGCCTACGGTAACGATGGCAAGGAAGGTTTGTGGATGCTCTCCTATTATAATCCCATAAGCCCAGAGAATTTCCGTCCAGCCATTTTCGACAGTATTGTTTTCCTTATTGGAGACCCCAATCTCCAACTCTTGGTTCAGCAAAATGATAAATGGGGCGTTTACTCCATTCGTGGTGATTCCCTAATCATTCCTTGTGAGCAGGATGTTTTCCTGAAACGAGCGGTTAATGGCTGGCTCTACTTTCGAAAAGATGGAGTATGGAATTGCTATTTCTACACTTCGCCATCCTTAAAAGGACTGAATCCTATGGGTGAAAAGAAAGTGGAGGAAATGTGGCGGGCACAAAAAGAAGATGGGTCGAATTAG
- a CDS encoding SRPBCC family protein: MKALKTVVIAVVVLIGGLLIAALFISKDFSFEKTVHIKAPILQVWNHTNSLENMNAWSPWANIDPEMKQEYKGASGEVGSENCWDSQNENVGAGCQTITKVAAPYTLETHLHFTRPFESHGDAYVKLSESAGGTEVTWGMKSEMAYPMNLMKLFMSAEDAMSEDFTKGLNKLKNLSEA, translated from the coding sequence ATGAAAGCTTTGAAAACGGTAGTTATTGCAGTTGTTGTGCTGATTGGCGGATTGTTAATTGCAGCCCTCTTTATTTCTAAGGATTTCTCCTTCGAGAAGACCGTGCATATTAAGGCTCCGATATTGCAAGTTTGGAATCATACCAATAGCCTGGAGAATATGAATGCATGGAGTCCCTGGGCGAACATTGATCCGGAGATGAAGCAAGAATACAAAGGAGCCAGCGGTGAAGTAGGTTCCGAAAATTGCTGGGACAGTCAAAATGAGAATGTAGGGGCGGGATGCCAAACCATCACCAAGGTGGCTGCTCCCTATACCCTGGAAACACATTTACATTTTACACGTCCCTTCGAATCTCATGGTGATGCTTATGTAAAGCTTAGCGAATCGGCCGGAGGAACAGAAGTAACCTGGGGTATGAAAAGCGAAATGGCTTATCCTATGAATCTGATGAAACTCTTTATGAGTGCCGAGGATGCCATGAGTGAAGATTTCACTAAGGGCTTGAATAAATTGAAGAACTTATCTGAAGCTTAA
- a CDS encoding SDR family oxidoreductase yields MKTNRKIVVLGANGKTGRKVAEILESRGEDVVRGSRQASPPFDWHQPEAWSKVLRGAERMYISYHPDLAVPGALEAIEKLVEVARAEGLQKLVLLSGKGEKEAELCEQVIINSGIDYTIVRASWFNQNFSESFFLPAILSGDVALPMAQAKVPYVDTDDIAAVVAKVLMEAEHNDQIYELTGPRLLTFQQVMEEIAVASGRSISFTPISLPAYISMLEDLRVEKDFIWLIQYLFTEVLLEPKNAMLSADIRKVLGRSPKDFRQFAKEQAALGTWTPQ; encoded by the coding sequence ATGAAAACAAATCGAAAAATTGTAGTGCTAGGTGCCAATGGTAAAACGGGCCGAAAGGTGGCCGAAATCCTGGAGTCAAGGGGGGAGGATGTGGTTCGGGGGAGCCGTCAGGCTTCCCCTCCCTTCGACTGGCATCAACCCGAAGCTTGGTCTAAGGTTTTGCGAGGAGCAGAGCGCATGTACATAAGCTATCATCCTGATCTGGCCGTTCCGGGAGCTTTGGAGGCCATCGAGAAACTGGTGGAAGTGGCTAGGGCTGAAGGTTTGCAAAAATTGGTGCTCTTATCTGGTAAAGGCGAAAAAGAAGCTGAGCTCTGTGAGCAGGTAATTATCAATAGTGGCATAGACTATACCATTGTGCGGGCATCCTGGTTTAACCAGAATTTTAGTGAAAGCTTCTTTTTGCCAGCCATCCTTTCCGGTGATGTGGCTTTACCCATGGCACAAGCAAAGGTGCCTTATGTAGATACCGATGATATTGCGGCCGTGGTGGCTAAGGTTTTGATGGAAGCGGAGCATAATGATCAAATCTATGAGTTAACCGGTCCGCGCTTACTTACTTTCCAACAGGTAATGGAGGAGATTGCAGTGGCATCTGGGAGAAGTATCAGTTTTACCCCCATTTCCCTGCCAGCTTATATCAGTATGCTGGAGGATTTAAGAGTGGAGAAGGATTTCATCTGGCTTATTCAATACCTATTTACCGAAGTTCTCCTAGAGCCTAAAAATGCGATGCTTAGTGCTGATATTCGAAAGGTATTAGGTCGATCTCCTAAGGACTTCCGTCAGTTTGCTAAAGAGCAAGCAGCTCTGGGAACTTGGACCCCTCAATAG
- a CDS encoding anthrone oxygenase family protein, translating into MKAISLYSAVFLSGLSAGFYYAWQVSVIPGTKLISDSSFLESMQNINRAIQNPAFLLIFLGTLLALVGAAYFNFSQTEVFRWILAATLIYVFGVLGVTIAGNVPLNEYLDQVQLGRLDARGLSHVRDIFEKSWNLRHLIRTAFALLSFFLILGALYRFG; encoded by the coding sequence ATGAAAGCAATCAGTCTCTATTCAGCCGTTTTTCTAAGCGGACTGTCCGCCGGCTTTTATTATGCCTGGCAAGTTTCAGTGATTCCCGGAACCAAATTGATCAGTGATTCTTCCTTTCTGGAGAGCATGCAAAACATTAATCGGGCGATTCAGAACCCGGCATTTTTGCTCATTTTTCTCGGGACCTTATTGGCTTTGGTTGGCGCTGCCTATTTCAATTTTAGTCAAACCGAGGTTTTCCGTTGGATTTTGGCTGCCACCTTGATTTATGTATTTGGGGTATTGGGAGTAACCATTGCTGGGAATGTGCCTTTGAATGAATACCTCGATCAAGTGCAATTGGGTCGCCTGGACGCCAGAGGCCTATCTCATGTGCGAGATATTTTCGAGAAAAGCTGGAATCTACGGCATCTGATCCGTACTGCTTTTGCCCTGCTATCCTTCTTCTTAATTCTGGGAGCCCTTTATCGCTTTGGATAA
- a CDS encoding helix-turn-helix transcriptional regulator translates to MNREFIDIKDFTILVELAEAKEALVDICYFDEPVIAVAFYGSGNVHLEVEYAGEQQSFNHTQGLALSFYADAEVQFKHHVSADRPLECLVIATSLRHIESLPEQEVALFQELLDPLLHPKGHFVPGPQFYMSAAMQHTVDQAFRNQLEGKAKMMFFRSQMTALLAHYFGELSKSADQSLPHDTLQRLDKAREILLANMEEPPGLSDLAAEIGMNTNKLKQSFKAHFGLPVFRYLQNQRLEKAHELIRSGGTTVQEAAWQVGYDSLSSFSKAFAQKFGYRPSEIRA, encoded by the coding sequence TTGAACCGCGAATTCATCGACATAAAAGATTTTACCATTTTAGTAGAACTGGCCGAGGCGAAAGAAGCCCTGGTGGATATCTGCTATTTTGATGAGCCGGTGATTGCAGTGGCTTTCTATGGATCGGGTAATGTGCACCTAGAAGTTGAGTATGCGGGTGAGCAGCAATCCTTTAATCATACCCAAGGCTTGGCCTTATCCTTTTATGCCGATGCGGAAGTACAGTTTAAGCATCATGTTTCGGCAGATCGGCCACTTGAGTGTTTGGTTATTGCCACTTCCTTACGGCATATCGAATCTTTGCCAGAGCAAGAAGTAGCACTTTTTCAGGAATTGCTAGATCCTCTGCTTCATCCCAAAGGCCATTTTGTGCCTGGGCCACAGTTCTATATGAGTGCGGCTATGCAGCATACCGTAGACCAGGCTTTTAGAAATCAGTTGGAGGGTAAAGCCAAAATGATGTTCTTCCGATCTCAGATGACAGCCTTGCTAGCGCATTATTTTGGAGAGCTTTCTAAAAGTGCTGATCAAAGCTTGCCTCATGATACTTTGCAGAGACTGGATAAGGCCCGGGAAATTCTTCTCGCTAATATGGAAGAGCCGCCAGGTTTATCGGACTTAGCAGCAGAAATAGGCATGAACACCAATAAGCTGAAGCAAAGTTTTAAGGCCCATTTCGGATTACCGGTATTTCGCTATCTCCAAAACCAAAGATTGGAGAAGGCCCATGAATTAATCCGCAGTGGTGGCACCACCGTTCAGGAAGCGGCCTGGCAGGTAGGTTATGATAGCTTAAGCTCCTTTTCGAAGGCCTTTGCCCAGAAATTTGGCTATCGCCCCAGCGAGATTCGCGCCTGA
- the nadB gene encoding L-aspartate oxidase — protein sequence MGASFKEESCDILVAGAGVAGLSFALHCADLYPKAKIVVLSKGGSEDSNSYYAQGGVAAVMDLDHDSFEDHIEDTLNAGDGLCDEAVVREIVEEGPSQMRQLMYWGLDFDATSRGLDLAREGGHSAHRVLHVKDHSGKSIVSVLLHRIEQHPTISLRYHQQADSLLKTKSGRCAGLRLRTSTGYQFIRATWTLLATGGAGQLYRYTSNPEVATGDGLALALKAGLSLEKMAYIQFHPTVMINSGGRDFLLSEALRGFGAILRNDAEEDFMFKYHPSGSLATRDIVSRGIYSELASEPNRKVYLDLRHLDQEVLAHRFPTIIQQLKEKGLSPEVEMIPIAPAAHYFCGGIPSDVQGRTAMEGLLVAGEVACTGLHGANRLASNSLLEALVMAHRAALSLGEIVPMDLNEEELEGLDTPKHFPMVDSKLRYLQQLMFEKVGVIRDEEGLKAALAEIDFILKQGVGREESTLADLALENLLLVAKSVVQDSLDQEENRGVLYRSDQVLNQSH from the coding sequence ATGGGAGCATCATTTAAAGAAGAAAGCTGTGATATTCTGGTGGCTGGTGCAGGAGTGGCGGGCTTAAGCTTTGCCTTGCATTGTGCCGACCTCTATCCTAAAGCCAAAATTGTGGTTTTAAGCAAGGGTGGATCTGAAGATTCCAATAGCTATTATGCTCAAGGAGGGGTGGCTGCAGTAATGGATTTGGATCATGACTCCTTTGAAGATCATATTGAAGATACCTTGAATGCAGGAGACGGCCTTTGTGATGAGGCCGTGGTGCGTGAAATTGTGGAAGAAGGCCCTTCGCAAATGCGTCAATTAATGTACTGGGGTTTGGATTTCGATGCTACCTCCAGAGGATTGGACCTGGCCCGAGAGGGCGGGCATAGTGCCCACCGAGTTTTGCACGTTAAAGACCATAGCGGGAAAAGCATAGTAAGTGTATTGCTGCATCGCATTGAGCAGCATCCTACTATTAGTTTGCGGTACCACCAGCAGGCCGATTCTCTCTTAAAGACTAAATCTGGACGATGTGCAGGTTTGCGCTTGCGAACAAGTACCGGCTATCAATTTATTAGAGCCACCTGGACTTTATTGGCCACCGGTGGGGCGGGACAACTCTATCGCTATACCTCCAATCCGGAGGTTGCCACTGGCGATGGCTTGGCTTTGGCGCTCAAGGCGGGTTTAAGTCTCGAAAAAATGGCTTATATCCAGTTTCACCCTACGGTGATGATTAATAGTGGGGGTCGTGATTTTCTTTTATCCGAAGCATTAAGAGGCTTTGGTGCGATTTTACGAAATGATGCGGAGGAGGACTTTATGTTTAAGTACCATCCTTCAGGTTCTTTGGCCACCCGAGATATTGTTTCCCGCGGTATTTATTCTGAACTGGCTTCGGAGCCGAATCGCAAGGTATATCTGGATTTACGACATCTGGATCAGGAAGTGCTGGCCCATCGATTTCCAACCATCATTCAGCAATTGAAAGAAAAGGGCTTAAGCCCGGAAGTGGAAATGATTCCAATTGCTCCGGCAGCCCATTATTTCTGTGGAGGAATTCCCTCAGATGTGCAAGGTCGCACTGCTATGGAGGGTTTATTGGTTGCAGGTGAGGTTGCTTGTACAGGCTTACATGGAGCCAATCGCTTGGCCTCAAACTCGCTTTTGGAGGCCTTGGTAATGGCGCATCGGGCGGCACTCAGTTTGGGGGAGATAGTTCCAATGGACCTCAATGAAGAAGAATTAGAAGGCCTTGATACTCCCAAGCACTTCCCCATGGTAGACTCCAAATTGCGCTATTTGCAGCAATTGATGTTTGAGAAAGTGGGCGTAATCCGGGATGAAGAAGGTCTGAAGGCGGCACTGGCCGAGATCGACTTCATTTTAAAGCAAGGCGTTGGAAGAGAGGAAAGTACCCTAGCTGATTTGGCCTTAGAAAACCTGCTCTTAGTGGCGAAATCGGTGGTTCAGGATTCCTTGGATCAAGAGGAGAATCGCGGAGTTTTATACCGCTCGGATCAGGTGCTTAACCAATCGCACTAA
- the nadA gene encoding quinolinate synthase NadA, with protein MNYSSSQTDLVQEINRLKAAKKALILAHYYQVPEIQDIADFVGDSLALSRKAAETDAELIVFAGVHFMAETAKILNPSKKVVLPDLKAGCSLADSCPPADFKSFREAHPDHTVVTYINCTAEVKTLSDVICTSSNALQIINSFPKDQKLIFAPDVNMGRYLNKETGRDMLLWDGACIVHEAFDLEKILNLKAEHPEAKIIAHPESETPILKVANFIGSTAALLRFAQEDASQSFIVATEHGILHKMQQLMPEKTFIPAPALEDNTCACSECAFMKVNTLEKLRNCLRDEQPEILLPDSIMKEALRPLNRMFELS; from the coding sequence ATGAACTACTCGTCCAGCCAAACTGATTTGGTGCAGGAGATTAATCGCCTTAAGGCAGCTAAAAAGGCCTTGATTTTAGCCCATTATTATCAGGTACCTGAAATTCAGGATATCGCTGATTTTGTGGGAGACAGCCTCGCTTTATCGCGAAAAGCTGCTGAGACGGATGCCGAGCTCATCGTTTTTGCCGGAGTTCATTTTATGGCCGAAACGGCTAAAATTCTTAACCCTAGTAAGAAAGTGGTTTTACCGGATTTAAAGGCGGGTTGTTCTTTGGCGGATTCCTGTCCCCCGGCCGACTTTAAAAGCTTTCGAGAAGCCCATCCCGATCATACCGTGGTAACTTATATTAATTGTACTGCGGAAGTGAAAACCTTAAGTGATGTGATTTGTACCAGCTCCAATGCCTTGCAGATTATCAATTCCTTCCCCAAGGATCAGAAACTCATTTTTGCTCCAGATGTAAATATGGGTCGCTATCTAAACAAGGAAACCGGTCGGGATATGTTGCTTTGGGATGGTGCCTGCATTGTACATGAAGCTTTTGATTTGGAGAAAATCCTCAACTTGAAAGCAGAGCATCCAGAAGCGAAAATAATTGCTCATCCAGAGTCGGAGACCCCCATTCTTAAAGTGGCAAATTTCATTGGCTCTACCGCCGCTTTATTGCGCTTTGCACAGGAAGATGCGTCTCAAAGCTTTATTGTGGCTACCGAACATGGTATCTTACATAAGATGCAGCAATTGATGCCAGAAAAGACTTTCATTCCCGCCCCAGCCCTTGAAGATAATACCTGTGCATGCAGTGAATGTGCCTTTATGAAGGTGAATACCTTAGAGAAATTACGGAATTGCCTGCGCGATGAGCAGCCCGAAATTCTCTTGCCGGATTCTATCATGAAAGAGGCCCTGAGACCTTTGAACCGTATGTTTGAACTGAGCTAA